From one Excalfactoria chinensis isolate bCotChi1 chromosome 9, bCotChi1.hap2, whole genome shotgun sequence genomic stretch:
- the RNF168 gene encoding E3 ubiquitin-protein ligase RNF168: MSKKSEAPLSLDDCLCQICMEVFVEPVTLPCNHTICNSCFQLTVENASLCCPFCRRRVSSWARYNARRNTLINWELWEKIQKKYPKECERRMNGQDLEEEIFVPHPQHQLSKPGELRQEYEAEVSKVEAERRAHEQEENKASEEYIQKLLAEEEEEHRLAEERRKEMEEQLKQDEELAWQLSNSLNESLGEHVLSSSSRGDSLSHESPPASLCKMKNKPSNSGDIQKYLTPKHRDKSRSASLSRATEGGGTDPGYVISNNEGSSTEGQDEQEEMPTLSPQLSGVTKCSSGQDLFMQTYINFLNASASEKTTTAEQKNTHEPNCLNTTCGSAEGEGARAVLPRSKGEDGITLDSDSLIHVESRNLESCAATSACIQPAVNSTSDGESVIGDLVKMAGNADEKKPESLPNTKEAPKRKSPEPLAEAVVDVDLGMLGKKRRTFPGTLEEEAEWKSDFNLQMQKAFEQELHERHMQEEQDRLLALQLQREFNKEERLLNRQKGSPDEYLLRTKTPQSVKDSSRKGSSKVTKDSKVSKKQSETNHHKGRKGSCNENWQSPTRVRMKSPSSGKVLNCVVNTSDSNDVHSVPKRRQKTILQMLKTPE, from the exons ATGTCAAAGAAATCGGAGGCTCCCCTTTCCTTAGATGACTGCCTCTGCCAGATCTGCATGGAGGTCTTTGTGGAGCCCGTGACCCTGCCGTGCAACCACACCATCTGTAACTCTTGTTTCCAGCTGACAGTTGAAAATGCCAGTCTTTGTTGCCCTTTTTGTCGCCGTCGAGTCTCTTCTTGGGCACGATATAATGCCCGTAGGAATACTCTTATCAACTGGGAACTCTGGGAGAAGATTCAGAAGAAATATCCGAAGGAATGTGAGCGTAGAATGAACGGACAGGATTTGGAAGAGGAAA TTTTTGTCCCCCATCCACAACACCAGCTGAGCAAACCTGGGGAACTGAGACAGGAATATGAAGCCGAGGTCAGCAAG GTGGAGGCAGAAAGGCGAGCACATGAGCAGGAAGAGAACAAGGCGAGTGAGGAATACATTCAAAAGCTGCtagcagaagaagaggaagagcacAGATTGGCAGAAGAAAGACGGAAGGAGATGGAGGAGCAGCTTAAACAAGACGAGGAGCTGGCATGGCAACTCAGTAACAGCTTG AATGAGAGTTTGGGAGAACATGTGCTCAGCAGCTCTTCGCGAGGAGACAGCCTGTCACATGAATCACCCCCAGCTAGTTTGTGCAAGATGAAGAACAAACCAAGCAactctggagacattcaaaa gTATCTGACTCCAAAGCATCGGGACAAGTCGCGATCAGCTTCACTCTCCAGAGCAACAGAGGGAGGCGGGACTGACCCTGGCTATGTG ATCAGTAACAATGAAGGCAGCAGTACTGAGGGGCAAGACGAGCAAGAGGAAATGCCGACGCTGTCCCCACAGCTGAGCGGTGTGACCAAATGTTCCAGTGGTCAGGATTTGTTTATGCAGACGTACATTAACTTCCTAAATGCTTCAGCTTCGGAGAAGACCACAACTGCCGAGCAAAAAAATACACACGAGCCAAACTGTCTGAATACAACTTGTGGGTCTGCAGAAGGAGAAGGGGCTAGAGCAGTTCTTCCCAGATCCAAAGGAGAAGATGGAATAACGTTGGACAGTGACAGTTTAATTCATGTAGAAAGCAGAAACcttgaaagctgtgctgcaacAAGTGCTTGTATTCAGCCAGCAGTAAATTCCACGTCTGACGGCGAAAGTGTAATAGGTGATCTCGTGAAAATGGctggaaatgcagatgaaaagaAACCGGAAAGTCTGCCAAACACTAAGGAGGCTCCCAAAAGAAAGTCTCCAGAACCACTGGCTGAAGCAGTGGTTGATGTTGACTTGGGTATGCTTggcaagaagagaagaactttTCCAGGAACTTTGGAGGAGGAAGCGGAGTGGAAAAGTGACTTTAATTTGCAAATGCAGAAAGCCTTTGAGCAGGAGCTCCATGAAAGGCACATGCAAGAGGAGCAGGATAGGCTtctggctctgcagctgcaaagaGAATTCAACAAGGAGGAGAGGCTACTTAACCGACAAAAAGGATCTCCAGATGAGTACCTTCTGCGCACTAAAACACCTCAATCTGTGAAAGACTCTTCTAGAAAAGGAAGTTCTAAGGTGACAAAGGACTCAAAAGTATCGAAAAAGCAGAGTGAAACAAATCACCACAAGGGTCGGAAAGGTTCTTGCAATGAAAACTGGCAGTCTCCTACCAGGGTCCGAATGAAATCGCCCAGCAGTGGAAAAGTCTTGAATTGTGTTGTTAACACCAGTGATTCAAATGATGTTCATTCAGTGCCTAAGAGAAGACAAAAGACAATCCTTCAGATGCTTAAAACCCCTGAGTAG
- the WDR53 gene encoding WD repeat-containing protein 53, whose protein sequence is MAVRWEGGHSASVLCLGAGRDGPVASGAERGELALWGRDGVPAGLLRMSPAEDDVTALAFSPRRPHLLYAAHGAAVALLDVRALREPAERLRFNEEEIDCLAVSDDGTLLAAADDSGAVKVVDLESKKVVRNLRHANICSSVAFRPQRPRSLVSCGLDMQVMLWNLQKARPLWTVNLQECGTEEDGLQSAGQLFNPPLAHSLSVASCGNVFGCGAQDGKVRIFRVTGLKFERELEFKGHSLGVSQVLFMPESYWLLTGGNDGKVLLWDVGSDVGKQQKSPAKSVHKRKGQAAATARKDGKLNKVASSERAAILPKLTIEHGEKVNWITCTEIKGSRRVLVADQSSSISVYPLPES, encoded by the exons ATGGCGGTCAGGTGGGAGGGCGGCCACTCCGCCTCCGTGCTGTGCCTCGGCGCCGGCCGCGACGGGCCCGTGGCCTCGGGGGCCGAGCGCGGCGAGCTGGCGCTGTGGGGGCGGGACGGCGTCCCCGCGGGGCTGCTGCGGATGAGCCCCGCCGAGGACGACGTGACGGCGCTGGCGTTCTCCCCGCGCCGCCCGCACCTCCTGTACGCCGCGCACGGGGCGGCCGTGGCGCTGCTGGACGTGCGGGCGCTGCGGGAGCCCGCGGAGCGTCTCCGCTTTAACGAGGAGGAGATCGACTGCCTGGCCGTCAGCGACGACGGGACCCTCCTGGCCGCGGCGGACGACTCCGGGGCCGTCAAGGTGGTGGATCTGGAGAGCAAGAAGGTGGTCCGCAACCTGAGGCACGCCAACATCTGCTCCTCCGTCGCCTTCCGGCCGCAGAGGCCGCGGAGCCTCGTCTCGTGCGGACTGGACATGCAG GTTATGCTGTGGAACCTGCAGAAGGCTCGTCCCCTGTGGACCGTAAACCTGCAGGAGTGTGGAACAGAGGAAGACGGTCTGCAGTCAGCCGGCCAGCTCTTTAACCCTCCACTTGCACATTCCCTGTCTGTCGCATCGTGCGGCAACGTCTTTGGCTGCGGAGCTCAAGATGGTAAAGTGAGAATATTCCGAGTCACCGGTCTCAAATTTGAACGTGAGCTGGAGTTTAAAGGTCACAGTTTGGGAGTATCACAGGTCCTCTTCATGCCAGAGTCGTACTGGTTGTTGACTGGGGGAAACGATGGGAAGGTGTTGCTCTGGGATGTCGGCAGCGACgttggaaagcagcagaaaagtcCAGCAAAGTCAGTCCATAAAAGGAAGGGCCAAGCAGCTGCCACCGCCAGAAAAGATGGGAAGCTCAACAAAGTGGCTTCAAGTGAACGTGCTGCAATTCTACCAAAGCTAACCATCGAGCATGGAGAAAAGGTGAACTGGATCACGTGCACAGAGATCAAAGGCTCCAGGAGAGTATTAGTTGCTGATCAGAGTAGCTCGATATCTGTTTATCCGCTGCCAGAGTCTtaa